One genomic window of Rissa tridactyla isolate bRisTri1 unplaced genomic scaffold, bRisTri1.patW.cur.20221130 scaffold_29, whole genome shotgun sequence includes the following:
- the LOC128903338 gene encoding adenylate cyclase type 10-like isoform X1, protein MRPALPLPSDLNAEDVLRKYIPVTALRKLDAGLPMDLLSELRPVTCIFVQLHLSTILKEASRAMLEILSPHEGHINKVLLCDKGCTFLFVLGLPANKLPCESLHALQSALEIFNSCFTMLEEIETMSVAVTRGTMFCGVTGHPLRHEYTVLGQKVNLAARMMVHYPGLVSCDAVTYAASRLPASYFKELLEREMKGLRQPGPVYQYVGVTDESIFGVGLTKKRWEYVPLLGRKQETDLFVSCSNAYRDSGQRNILAFEDTMGCGKSHLLADRASLGQDAGHRYRFSTCSFGTLPLPIP, encoded by the exons atgagacctgctcttcccttgcccagtgacctgaacgccgaggatgtgcttaggaagtacataccagtcacTGCTCTCAGGAAG ctcgatgcaggactgcccatggacctcctctctgagctacggccagtcacctgcatctttgtccagctgcatcTCAGCACcatcctcaaggaggccagcagggcgatgctagaaatcctctctcctcacgaGGGTCACATCAACAaggtcctcctgtgtgataaa ggctgcacatTCCTCttcgtgctgggactccctgcaaacaagctgccctgcgagagccttcacgccttGCAGAgcgctctggagatcttcaactcgtgcttcACCATGCTCGAGGAAATAGA gacaatgtctgtggcagttaccagagggacgatgttctgcggagtcactggccacccgctgagacacgaatacaca gtccttggccagaaggtgaacttggctgcccggatgatggtgcactaccctgggctggtgtcctgtgatgcagtgacctacgccgcctctcggctgcccgcttcctacttcaaggagctgctggagagagagatgaaaggcctcaggcagcctggccctgtctatcaatacgtgggggtcaccgatgagag catctttggcgtgggtcttaccaagaagaggtgggagtacgtccccttgctgg gtcggaagcaggagactgacctctttgtcagctgctcgAATGCCTacagggattcaggccaaaggaacatcctggcgttTGAGgacacgatgggctgtggaaagagccacttacttgctgatcGGGCCTCtttaggccaggatgctggccacagatacaggttttccacctgtagctttgggacgctgcccctgcccatcccctga
- the LOC128903338 gene encoding adenylate cyclase type 10-like isoform X2, whose product MRPALPLPSDLNAEDVLRKYIPVTALRKLDAGLPMDLLSELRPVTCIFVQLHLSTILKEASRAMLEILSPHEGHINKVLLCDKGCTFLFVLGLPANKLPCESLHALQSALEIFNSCFTMLEEIETMSVAVTRGTMFCGVTGHPLRHEYTVLGQKVNLAARMMVHYPGLVSCDAVTYAASRLPASYFKELLEREMKGLRQPGPVYQYVGVTDERSEAGD is encoded by the exons atgagacctgctcttcccttgcccagtgacctgaacgccgaggatgtgcttaggaagtacataccagtcacTGCTCTCAGGAAG ctcgatgcaggactgcccatggacctcctctctgagctacggccagtcacctgcatctttgtccagctgcatcTCAGCACcatcctcaaggaggccagcagggcgatgctagaaatcctctctcctcacgaGGGTCACATCAACAaggtcctcctgtgtgataaa ggctgcacatTCCTCttcgtgctgggactccctgcaaacaagctgccctgcgagagccttcacgccttGCAGAgcgctctggagatcttcaactcgtgcttcACCATGCTCGAGGAAATAGA gacaatgtctgtggcagttaccagagggacgatgttctgcggagtcactggccacccgctgagacacgaatacaca gtccttggccagaaggtgaacttggctgcccggatgatggtgcactaccctgggctggtgtcctgtgatgcagtgacctacgccgcctctcggctgcccgcttcctacttcaaggagctgctggagagagagatgaaaggcctcaggcagcctggccctgtctatcaatacgtgggggtcaccgatgagag gtcggaagcaggagactga